From Solanum lycopersicum chromosome 4, SLM_r2.1:
TCCATTACACAATATCTCATGAGACATCTGATTTCGGAGAAGGAAAACATATGTAATACCTGCCTCAAAGTGCACTCTGCAGGACTTAAATTCCAAACTCATTGCCTTCTGTTAAATTACAAGTGTTTCCAAGCtacctttcttttttctttttgaaaagtgAAGGGTAGCTATAACAAAGAATCAACAATCCTCAAACAGCAAAATTCCTTCTCTTTTCCACaggcattttttttttgaatcactGGAATAAATAAACACAGAAGGAACCCAAAACAAAACTAACACACCAATTTGCGGCGGATGTACGTTTTAGGTATGGTTGAATTCATAAATCTATTTAATACGTACAAATACTAATATAGAACTCAGTACGTTCAAAAAGCGTGAATCTAGAATCCATAAACATCAAGTTCTGGATCCACCTTTGTGAATACAGTAACACTTTCAACTCCACATCAAAAGATTGCAACTTAATTTTACAGAACTTAATATTGAAAGCAATAAACTACAACTCAACTCCAAACTAGCTGGGGATCAGTTGTATGGGTCCTCTATATCCACATATTAAAAGGATTCATCACAATTACGGTAACATCCAATCTACTGCACCACTCGCCCTTTATCTTGACTTTGGACTGACCATGCCTTCCGAAGCTCAACGCAGTTATATTCAGCACAAATAGATAAATAGAAACTACTATCCCAACACTCTATTTGCATCAACAATAACACAATCAGGTGATTCAACCCAATAAAAACACTAAATCAATAACCTTTTTCTGCCATAATCAGTTAAACCAACAGGAACAACAAATTAATAAGACTTAGCGATTCAAACAGAGTTATCCTTCCAAATAATCAAGCAAATCCCAAACCAGTTGTGTTCTAGCCTGCTCCATTCTAGCCATTAAAGTTCCCTCTTTTATCAAGTCATccaacaattcttcttttaagagaaaaaaatacaacacaAGTAAAGTTCAATAGCTTATATCTAATTCAAAACTAGTTCAAGTCTACTACATGACTCCCCTATATCTATTCCAAGATTCTTCTTTTTAGTTAACAAtccataaaacaaaaaaaatccagAAATTGACAATTGTTAGTTGAGTCTACTACATGAAAGTTCCAACATTCTTCTTTTCGCTAACAACCCaacaaaattcatataaaaaattgacaATTCCATGTTGAAAAATGCTCATACCATAACTAGTTGAGGCCTATTATATCAATCCTCTATATCTATTCCAAGATTCTTCTTTTACTAAAAACCCAACAAATTTCTTATAAGAATTTCAACTTTTACTAAAAACCCAacaaatttcatacaaaaatttaaagaaattcacAGTTATATGTTTAAAATAGGTTACCTGCATACAAGTATCATCCCAATCATGGCCAAATCGAATAAGTACAAGGCGTTCTTCTTCCGCAAGGATAGCTTGATCCACAGCCCATCCAGAGTGAAGATGTGGTAACAAATACGACATCTCTCTCTCAAATAGTAGCTGATTTCGATCTTTTTATgcagaaaaaatgaagaaaaaagaaacagagAAGAAGCTTACAGAAACAGAGTGCTGAGGTCGATATGAATAATGTTAGGGCTACTCGTAGAATCTAAAAATCGGACGATCGATaaatagaaattttaatttttgtaaaaatattcgtattatgttattgatttttaatattagaTTAATGATAAATTGATAATCTATTCGAagagtaataatttattatttttattttcatataaatattaaatattaatttcaatattttattagttactGTCTTTTTCTTTTAGCCTTCAATTCTTATTGACATTGATCAACATTTTTTCCCCAATCAAACATTTTGcgtaaataaagtaatataataatgtaGATTAATTCAAAAACAAATTTCAGGTTTGGTAATACtcatgatttaaaatttatgttttctcttttctaTTGCATACtgatataaatttaaagattttaaaataatttatttttatgttaaattgttatatgtaattttcttaaatatctttattttaatttttttttcacaaataaaaattagaattaagaAGTGCATCTCATTATTACATGAAGCTTAACGTGGAATATATCTTAAATAATAACAGAAAAATGATTAGTAATTAATAtaacacactattttctttatattcttttttctcaggtaaaatgatatatagagttaatatttttttttctaaattcatatcaaaactatattttcttcgtcttaatttatttttttttaaaaaactttatatatttaaaaattatgtaaaatttgtaattataataattacaaaTTTATAATAGTTACatgacatataaaaatattaggttgactctcaaaattttattaataacacGTAAACGAAGACATgcaaaataacatatattatttgaaatgatattaaaatactataaatcacaataattaaaattatgttttggcTAATACAGAATGTTGTGTGTAGTGTGTATATTtagatatataataataaccttttacatgaaattaattgtttttcatAACTAtgatgaatataaattttttgtgaatCTAAGAAGGAATTACAAAATACAACAATTGAGTAGATCGAATGTTACACTactttaagaaaaagaaaaaaaagtattttaattttttaatgttattaacttattagtatattaaaaaaatgtaatttatcaaaaataataattttttattaaaaaaatgaacaaatatttgaaagtcCGGttgtgacaaaaaaaatataaatagaacgATAAAAATCTTAATACTTTGAGAAAAAGGatgattatcaaaaaaattgcattaaaatgaaaaaaaaatatgtattttgaacTACTtaaaatacaatactcaaaaaGTATTAGCTTTAACACTATCAGATCAAAATTTGttgtcaataattttttatcatgtcttttttttttcctcaagtataattttaacaatatagttccacaaaatataaaaaaaatagtgaatttcttttctaactaaaaaatatattataattgcGATGAGTCATATTAAATGAAGTTGGTTTAGAAATGTAATATTGATTGTCATGGTAGAACAAGggttaattgattatatgagtGTATTGTACGTGTAGtctatgaatttaattaagttaatcattttttttaatcaaaacataatatatataaattttttttgacaaattcatataaaattttaactcataaattcaaattaaaatcagaATCTTCAAGATCCACAGTTTAGATATTATGTTACAAACCAATAACTAGAGTCactcaaaaacaagaaatcaaacactaaaaccaCTGTCTTCAAGTGCTTGGCACCAATCAATACCTCTTAGATTATTATGAAGACCACTTAGAAGTCCTCTTCAAGAGCTCTACGCGTTTCATTCTCTCAGGAATCTCCTTTAAATTTGGACAGTGATCGATACAAAGACCTTTAATGAGAGGCATAGCATTTGTGCCTAAACGCCATGTTTCTAGGTTTCGAAGATACTCAAGTTGAAGGAACTGTAGTTGACAGAAGCTGTTATCACTGCATATTATTTCTTTTCCGAAATAAGCTTCTTTTAATTGGAGATTCCTTAGGTTTGGCAACATTCCCAAAATAAGCATCGGATCTTGTGTCAGTTTTGAGTCAGTCAGAGTCATCATTGTGATGGAATTTGAAAACAGATTAGGCAGTTTCTCTATGCTCCCATTTAAATACAATTTCTGGAGCTTTTCACAATGAATTACAAATTCAAGGGATGGGAATGATTCATCAAATCCACAAAACAATTTGAGTGTGTCAAGGTTTTTCAAGCTGTTAATGTTGTTTAGAGAGTAAGATTTGTCAATACCACTCATGCTTAATTCTCGAAGATTGACTAAATCAACAGGATCAATATCTTTCCATTGATCACATTGGATGCCTTGAAGAACTTGAAGATTAGTGAGTTTGTTTATATGTACCAGGGGTTTTATACACCGAACAACTAAATGTCTTAAATTTATCAGGTCAGTTGTCTCAGGGGGTAGTTGGAAAGAGTATGCGCCAGCTACGACAACAAGTGTCTGCAGATTCTTCAGGTTGCCAATGGAAGAGGGAATATAATGGATACATGACAAACTTAACAACTTGAGGTGGTACAAACTTCCTATGACATCAGGTATAGTTGCACCAAGAATATCCAAGTACAACACATACAGATATTGGAACACACTCCTGAAGTTTATAAGACTCATCTTATGAAAACCTGGATCATAGAACATAATTGACCTTAACTTTAAGTTAGAAAGATCAAGTGAGAGGTACCTTTCTCCTTGATTATGTATGCCATGTCTGATACATGAAGAAGATATGGAGTGGCTTGTTGGATCATAAATGTCAAAGAAGTTTACTTCCAATGCCTTTTGTATCGCAAGATCATGGAGTAAATCATGAACCCTACATTCAGTAACTTTTTCCCAAAATGTATTTGCCACTTGAACCAAGCTTCTTCTTATCAGCTCATTCAAGAAGCCTTCAGCGACATCCTCCATTCTTTCTACTCCTCTTCTGGGTATGAAACCCTCCGCCATCCACAACCATATTATGTTATCAACCTTGACCACTTTATCTTCTGGAAAAATACCAAAGTAGAGAAAACACTGCTTGAGCGCAGTTGACAAATCATTGTAGCTTAATGATAGTATGTTGGAGATTTCAATAAATTTATCTTCTTTAATGTTCTTCCAAAGGTGATCTTTCACCTTTTTCCATTCGTTTAGCCCCTTTTTATGCGAAAGTAGTCCGCTCAATACAACAATCGCAAGAGGTAAGCCTCTACACTTTTCCACCATATCCTCAGCTAGACTTTCCATTTCTGGAACCATTGCTCGAACATCAAGTAGTTTCCTGCAAAAGAGATCCCAACTTTCTTCTTGGCTTAGGAAACGAAGTTTATGAACAAAACCTCTGTCGTCTGCTCTTTCAGCAACATCCTCTTTGCGCGTGGTAATAATGACTCTGCTGCCCTTCTCGCCATCCGGGAATGCTCTTTTCAAACTTTCCCATGCTTCTCTCTGCCATATATCATCAACCACTACAAGGTATTTGCGTTCTTTCAGTAGATCACGAAGGTGATTTTCTAGATCTCTTTCATCCATCTTTTCCAACAATCCTAGAGTTCCCATGGTGCAACCTTGGATGGATTTTATGATAGTCTTAAGAAGATCCATTGTGTTGTACTCTTGAGAAACACATATCCAAGCACGTGTAGGGAAGGTATTGACTATACGAGGACTTCTGTAGAGGTTTCTTGCAAGAGTGGTCTTGCCTAATCCGCCCATTCCATAAATGGAGAGAACGGTTCGACGAGGCTCTTCTTTGAGAAGTTGAGCTAGCAATGTTTCTACAACATCCTGAAGACCAACAAAAATGTAATCGTGGTCATCGACATATGAGGTAGTTCTCCTCAATGTTGTAACCTGATTACTTGGCCCTTCATCTCCTGAAATGATATTCGTAATACCATAAGTCTCTCGTTTGCGAGAGATATCCatgatttttttcttgagtGATTTGATCTCCTTGGCGACATTGTAGAATTTCTTCTCCTTGCTACATATGCAGGCGCAAGCCTTGAGACGACTAGGACGACGTTTACCAGCCTCGAAGCTATAAGTTTCGAGTATAGCAACAGCATCATTAGCAATGGAGTTGATCTCAAACACCCATTGTTGAACTCTTTGATCTCCACATTGCTTTAGTTCTGCATCTCTGAGGAAAGACTGCATGAAGAGAAGCTCGTTTCGCAGCCACTGTATATCATCTCTTAGACTTAAACGTAGGTTAATTTCCTGTATAAGGAAATCACCCAATTTTTGAACTGCAAATGACACAAACGCATCagccatattttttttaattggaaactAATATTTGGAGTTGAGAGATGAATAATATTGTTAGGATGGAATTCTATATTTAAAGCTTAGAAAGTTGATAGAATGGTAAAGAAGAAAAGTATATATTCTAAGCTACTAAATGCAAGCCAAGAATTTAAAATTGCATCACACAAGTTATGCTTAGTGTAGTGGTGAAAACAAAAGTTTGCCATTTaagatttaatatatatgtatgaaaaactaaatttatataatttttcaacgaAGAATATCCGACAGAACACCTGAGCTATATGTGATTACTGCTTCATTGGCACAAATTGTGTGTTTAGAAAAGAAATCATGTCCCAAGGCACTAAGTCCCCCAAggcaaacaacaacaacaagtagGGTCTAGATAAGGCAAAATGTATGAAAACCTTACTACTAACTCGTAGAGGTAAAGACTGTTTCAGAAAGACACTCGGCAATAAGTCTCGTTGCGAAAATATCAAGATATTTCTGTACTTTGTACTTTATTTAAAAAGACATACTATTATATTAGATGCATTATACATAAAAtgtgccctttaacttggcttcaaatcacatttatgtccttcaactttggatgtgcacacatagacacttaaacttgtataaagttgaacaaatagacacacatgtcctatgTGTAGtgtgccatgtaggactcatatgtttatttatttaaaagttggatagttaaaatgtctatttgtgcattatgaaatatatatatatatattatcctaaattttattattcagAAGAGTTGGTTTTGATTGTtccttttaaataattaattacattccatttgtttta
This genomic window contains:
- the LOC101263014 gene encoding disease resistance protein RPP13-like; translation: MADAFVSFAVQKLGDFLIQEINLRLSLRDDIQWLRNELLFMQSFLRDAELKQCGDQRVQQWVFEINSIANDAVAILETYSFEAGKRRPSRLKACACICSKEKKFYNVAKEIKSLKKKIMDISRKRETYGITNIISGDEGPSNQVTTLRRTTSYVDDHDYIFVGLQDVVETLLAQLLKEEPRRTVLSIYGMGGLGKTTLARNLYRSPRIVNTFPTRAWICVSQEYNTMDLLKTIIKSIQGCTMGTLGLLEKMDERDLENHLRDLLKERKYLVVVDDIWQREAWESLKRAFPDGEKGSRVIITTRKEDVAERADDRGFVHKLRFLSQEESWDLFCRKLLDVRAMVPEMESLAEDMVEKCRGLPLAIVVLSGLLSHKKGLNEWKKVKDHLWKNIKEDKFIEISNILSLSYNDLSTALKQCFLYFGIFPEDKVVKVDNIIWLWMAEGFIPRRGVERMEDVAEGFLNELIRRSLVQVANTFWEKVTECRVHDLLHDLAIQKALEVNFFDIYDPTSHSISSSCIRHGIHNQGERYLSLDLSNLKLRSIMFYDPGFHKMSLINFRSVFQYLYVLYLDILGATIPDVIGSLYHLKLLSLSCIHYIPSSIGNLKNLQTLVVVAGAYSFQLPPETTDLINLRHLVVRCIKPLVHINKLTNLQVLQGIQCDQWKDIDPVDLVNLRELSMSGIDKSYSLNNINSLKNLDTLKLFCGFDESFPSLEFVIHCEKLQKLYLNGSIEKLPNLFSNSITMMTLTDSKLTQDPMLILGMLPNLRNLQLKEAYFGKEIICSDNSFCQLQFLQLEYLRNLETWRLGTNAMPLIKGLCIDHCPNLKEIPERMKRVELLKRTSKWSS